One genomic segment of Candidatus Neomarinimicrobiota bacterium includes these proteins:
- the csm6 gene encoding CRISPR-associated ring nuclease Csm6 — protein MNSNTHPKQVFVATVGTTPQIFTECLYVYTHPHYGYQRKFDRIVALTTREGAEKLSTALFKEGRLAQMETDLGVEKGYFQLKREDIIILKDEGGEELDDVRQNADAEVLSGQFLHLIKDITDDDGTCLTATVAGGRKTMSAMMALAFQLYARESDELIHILPPTAKFGDPEWFYPGDPSSTSEKLEISNVPVLKVGRYLLGTSNDAPGDLLKRVQTAIRDLEPLKSLEVDGKVLIINKVYKIDLPPQNAAFFRMFVKLHKSKTCESDCEGCDSCTMTNEEIFEAFPDSIAPELKSISRPYSPSYEESYKRWRGLDNPPKSIDAASAEKQRSTYVSEMKTNLNKKILKEGSKGHGFVPAACRKAISLISIGKAPTRNGLLALTGEVKILS, from the coding sequence ATGAATTCTAATACACATCCTAAACAGGTATTTGTTGCCACGGTAGGTACAACCCCCCAGATCTTCACAGAGTGCTTGTACGTCTACACGCATCCTCACTATGGCTATCAGCGCAAATTTGATCGCATTGTGGCTCTCACAACCAGGGAGGGAGCCGAGAAGTTATCTACAGCTCTGTTCAAGGAGGGACGTCTCGCACAGATGGAAACAGATCTAGGTGTTGAGAAAGGTTACTTTCAGCTTAAAAGAGAAGATATCATAATTCTTAAAGATGAGGGCGGGGAAGAATTAGATGATGTTCGTCAGAACGCTGATGCAGAGGTACTTAGCGGCCAATTTCTTCACTTGATCAAAGATATTACAGATGATGATGGCACTTGCCTCACTGCAACGGTTGCAGGAGGACGCAAGACCATGAGTGCTATGATGGCGCTTGCTTTTCAGTTATATGCTCGTGAAAGCGATGAGTTAATTCATATACTGCCCCCGACTGCAAAGTTTGGCGACCCTGAGTGGTTCTATCCCGGTGATCCGTCATCCACTAGTGAGAAGTTGGAAATTTCTAATGTCCCGGTCTTAAAAGTGGGACGTTATCTCCTGGGAACTTCCAATGATGCACCAGGCGACTTGTTGAAAAGGGTGCAAACCGCAATTCGTGATCTTGAACCCTTGAAATCTTTGGAAGTGGATGGCAAAGTACTCATTATCAACAAGGTGTATAAGATTGATCTACCCCCTCAAAATGCTGCCTTTTTTAGAATGTTTGTCAAGCTGCATAAATCTAAGACATGCGAATCAGATTGTGAGGGGTGTGATTCCTGTACCATGACCAATGAGGAAATCTTTGAAGCATTTCCAGACAGCATAGCTCCAGAGCTCAAGTCAATTTCACGACCTTACTCACCTAGCTATGAAGAATCCTATAAAAGGTGGAGAGGTCTCGATAACCCACCGAAAAGTATAGATGCCGCATCTGCGGAGAAGCAACGGTCTACTTATGTGAGCGAGATGAAGACTAATCTGAACAAGAAAATATTAAAGGAGGGGAGCAAGGGACATGGTTTTGTACCAGCCGCGTGCAGAAAGGCAATATCGCTGATTTCCATAGGTAAAGCACCTACAAGAAATGGATTGTTAGCTTTGACCGGTGAGGTGAAAATTTTAAGTTGA
- a CDS encoding DUF1887 family CARF protein, which yields MDSVTSKTISKGGSQIILVGGQPIPLLLGFLEFQPESVQLLFTKQSRGQAAQLKDIFAEHGATITDHPIPHNRVQRIKAVIDEIIVDAKGPITINLTGGTKLMSIAAYDAAKTKSIASFYVDGRSDSVYNLSTDELHPLSAEISIEDCFRTQGQVPQEGVNVRELPDTTWDLLDDIGKLYFDWGVNKLRNKLMKTYSKGLQVGSSLDLGQQRFRWDSGGISLKLKTRDYYWKDPLAAKMLFEGRYLEYLVAKRFSDVLGEEFEIQVGFKAGFTDPSIASEEKNEIDVLVKRGRQLFFVECKTGSVKKQHIDKLAVIRRRYGGEFAQSILVHSDKNLPSELREQCEDNSIIRVPFSVQNRQIDDQNIKMAGNNLKSIKQYEF from the coding sequence ATGGATTCTGTGACAAGCAAAACCATCTCTAAGGGCGGTTCTCAGATCATTTTAGTCGGCGGACAACCTATTCCGCTTCTGCTGGGGTTTTTGGAGTTTCAACCAGAGAGTGTTCAGCTCTTATTCACAAAGCAGTCAAGGGGACAGGCAGCCCAACTAAAGGATATTTTTGCTGAACATGGCGCCACTATTACAGATCATCCAATCCCCCATAATAGGGTGCAGCGTATCAAGGCAGTCATAGATGAGATCATCGTTGATGCAAAGGGGCCGATCACGATCAACCTCACTGGTGGTACAAAGCTCATGAGTATTGCAGCCTATGACGCTGCCAAGACAAAATCCATTGCTAGTTTTTATGTTGATGGTCGCTCAGACTCTGTTTACAACCTTTCAACTGACGAGCTTCATCCCCTGTCGGCGGAAATATCTATCGAGGATTGTTTTCGTACACAAGGACAGGTCCCACAAGAGGGTGTCAATGTAAGAGAGCTACCGGACACGACTTGGGACTTGCTTGATGATATAGGGAAGCTCTATTTCGATTGGGGTGTAAATAAGCTTCGAAATAAGCTTATGAAAACCTATAGTAAAGGACTTCAGGTTGGCAGCAGTCTGGATCTGGGCCAGCAGCGTTTTAGGTGGGATTCAGGGGGTATTTCCTTAAAACTGAAGACGCGGGACTATTACTGGAAAGACCCACTTGCCGCAAAGATGCTTTTTGAGGGACGGTATCTTGAATATTTGGTGGCAAAGCGCTTTAGTGATGTGCTGGGTGAGGAGTTCGAGATCCAGGTTGGATTTAAAGCGGGGTTCACGGACCCTTCAATTGCCAGTGAAGAAAAAAATGAAATTGATGTTCTGGTAAAAAGAGGGCGACAATTATTTTTTGTTGAATGCAAAACTGGAAGTGTTAAGAAACAACATATTGATAAGCTAGCTGTGATTCGTCGCCGATATGGTGGTGAGTTTGCCCAATCAATATTAGTGCACAGTGACAAAAACCTACCCTCAGAGCTTCGAGAGCAATGTGAGGATAATAGCATCATTAGAGTCCCTTTTTCTGTACAAAATCGGCAAATCGATGATCAAAATATTAAAATGGCTGGAAATAACTTGAAAAGTATCAAACAATATGAATTCTAA